TGGCATGTCTCTTTTGCTTTACTGAACTTCCGAGAAGAATATCCAGTTGTCGTGACATTTATGTTCAATGTAACGTCCTTATCTGCTGGCTTGTACAGGGAGGTTTAGATGATCCTGAGACCCTCTGATGTAGTCAGatgattttagtttatttttatgaaaacTGACCTTACAAAAAAGCCCATGGATACCCAGATTATTCTGTTAAAATAAACTAcataaaaaacaatgtttttttcctaaACAAAAGACCGTAGAATtatgtatatttgttttgtttaatctaGTCTTTGAATAGCTGTTGTACagatctgtctttatttttactttttttaaaatttcctcaggtATGACATGTGCCTTCGAGAGCCCCTCCTTTTGAACTGCTGCTTTTTGCTCTGTCGAGGCGGAGTCCGACCCATGGACCTGGTCTCTGTGACAACAAGCCCCGCCCCTTCCAACAGCAACCGTGCTGCAGGACCCAGGagactgttttcctttctttctgttgCCTGGGGCTTTGTGTCCGATGTGGACATTGAGAGTGAGAGGTGGGTGTTTCAAGTTTTCAGAATCTTAATCTAATGTTGTTTTCTTCATAAAAGCCTGGCTTTTAATTTATTCTGGATTATGTGACGTCAATTTCAAAATGTAGCTTCACTTGCAGTCTTGTCTTCTTCCAGGTATCGTGGTCTTGGCTCAGCTCGCTTCACCCTGGGCACATTAGTGCGCATAGCTTCTCTACGATCCTACAAGGGTCGTCTCTCCTTCCTACCACCCTCTGTTGTCACCACATCACCAGATGCCACACCTCCACCAAGGAGACCGCTCTCCCGCAGTATCACAGAAGGCCTGGAGGGCTTCTGCCGCACGCCTATCCATCGCACCTGCTCTGACATGGGCATCAGTGAACAGAGGAGCTTGCGCAGGGgtgagggagagagggaaaaagaagAGAGGCAAAAGGAAAGGGAGAGAAGAAGGGAGAGGGCCAGGGGAGGAGGAACTGGTGTGGTGAGGGCAAGCAGTCTGgcagaagacagagagagggagggacagATGGAGATGgaagcagaggaggagaggTCAGGGACTTGTTCAGAGAGATCAGGGACAAGTTCAGAATCAAATGAAAGGGATGAATGCAGTATGGGAAGGGAAGAAAGGCTGGAGAGGATCAAGGATGAAAGGGAAGATGATGGAACAGCAGAGCAATACTCAGAGGAGATTGAGGAAGACGATAGAGGTAAGGACGGGGAAGGGAGCAGTGGTTCTGTAGAAGGAGAGGGAGTGTTGCATGCGAGAGAGCTGGGTGAGAGCTATGGGGTTGTCATGGGGCGAGAGGCAGATGAAGAGCCAGAGGATGGCGTCACCCACCAGGATTGCCTTCATGAGACCAGGCAGGCAGTGAGAAAGAATTCAGCCCCTTCAAGCCAGATAGCCGAAGCTCTCTGCAACCAGCCTCTCAGTCAGGAGGCTGATGCAGATTCAGGCACTTCAAATGGCGTCGATGATATGGATCTGAATGGATCTTACTACCGGAAAGATTCATACACACTGGATGTCGCTCGTGAGCGAGCTTTGACGATCTCCTCTCCCTTTCGTCATTCTCCCTTCTCTTACAAGGCCAAAACCCTGGACAAAAACCAAAACGCCTCCCGGCCAAGGCCCCTCTCCCTCCTTCAGCACTCCCAGACAAATTCCCTCCCACCTAAACTcaactctctctccctgtctctttCTCCCACACCCCCCTCGTCTCCTTCTTGTGCCTCCCCACACTCATCATCCTACCTCGCTCCTCGTCCTAACACCCCAAATTCCACATCACCCTCGCCCTCTTTACGCACGCCATCCTCTTCTTTTAACTTTGACATTGCTGAACCAGCAGGACCCTTCAAGAACCGTCCATCATTCTCGCTGCCTTTAAATCTAGCAAGGGATGAATTGTTACCCCCTCTTGACCAGCCCCTTCCCACTCGAGACTGGATCACCATTGAAGGGGACTTTGTCCTGGTCCTGGCCCTTTATCAGACCCACCTTGGGGCTGACCTTTTTGCTGCACCCCAGGCCAGGTTTGACGATGGGCTGATCCATCTGACTTTTGTGCGAGCAGGGATCTC
The DNA window shown above is from Astatotilapia calliptera chromosome 11, fAstCal1.2, whole genome shotgun sequence and carries:
- the sphk2 gene encoding sphingosine kinase 2 — encoded protein: MRSPEPSSPSPAEALLHGQFASWGTNSNNNSSPNSPGGSGGLSPAAPPTPAPASNYALTLTHTHIHIQRLSPRPGKEARLLLPLLELVGCSCPRSPAPPLLVLYWYPPGKRRKGVSRRRQVRAYLAESRAEAERWSAAVQCLLRGVMVTANTEFSRSLLPRPRRLLLLVNPFSGRGQAMQWCQTHILPMIRESNISYNLIQTERQNHARELIREISLPEWDGIIIVSGDGLLHEVINGLMERSDWEQAIKTPVGILPCGSGNALAGSINHHAGYDMCLREPLLLNCCFLLCRGGVRPMDLVSVTTSPAPSNSNRAAGPRRLFSFLSVAWGFVSDVDIESERYRGLGSARFTLGTLVRIASLRSYKGRLSFLPPSVVTTSPDATPPPRRPLSRSITEGLEGFCRTPIHRTCSDMGISEQRSLRRGEGEREKEERQKERERRRERARGGGTGVVRASSLAEDREREGQMEMEAEEERSGTCSERSGTSSESNERDECSMGREERLERIKDEREDDGTAEQYSEEIEEDDRGKDGEGSSGSVEGEGVLHARELGESYGVVMGREADEEPEDGVTHQDCLHETRQAVRKNSAPSSQIAEALCNQPLSQEADADSGTSNGVDDMDLNGSYYRKDSYTLDVARERALTISSPFRHSPFSYKAKTLDKNQNASRPRPLSLLQHSQTNSLPPKLNSLSLSLSPTPPSSPSCASPHSSSYLAPRPNTPNSTSPSPSLRTPSSSFNFDIAEPAGPFKNRPSFSLPLNLARDELLPPLDQPLPTRDWITIEGDFVLVLALYQTHLGADLFAAPQARFDDGLIHLTFVRAGISRATLLRLFFAMERGTHHSVSSPYVSHVTCKAFRLQPLSARGTLTVDGELVPYGPLQAQIHPSMARLIVGDSGERITRF